A genomic stretch from Streptomyces venezuelae ATCC 10712 includes:
- a CDS encoding MerR family transcriptional regulator, which produces MEQASEAQGAVYTVDELAARAGVTVRTVRFYGTRGLLPPPVIGARRVGHYGQDHLSRLALIEELQRQGMTLAAIERYLEQLPPDLSAQDLAIHRALVASWAPESAESITRRELERRAGRELTERDVDRLAAMGVLDRTAEDDTFRLDGALLRLGVELLDVPIEHETILASRTVLLEHARSAAQELSRLFRDEVWGPYRESGEDPDHLSAMRSLSAHMQPMVVQALLTAFQRSLSEELRTAFRRP; this is translated from the coding sequence ATGGAGCAGGCGAGCGAGGCTCAGGGGGCCGTGTACACCGTCGACGAGCTGGCCGCGCGGGCCGGGGTCACGGTGCGGACCGTGCGGTTCTACGGGACCCGGGGGCTGCTTCCGCCGCCGGTCATCGGGGCGCGGCGGGTCGGGCACTACGGGCAGGACCACCTGTCGCGGCTCGCGCTCATCGAGGAGCTCCAGCGGCAGGGCATGACGCTGGCCGCGATCGAGCGGTACCTGGAGCAGCTGCCGCCCGACCTCAGCGCGCAGGACCTGGCGATCCACCGGGCCCTGGTGGCCTCGTGGGCGCCCGAGTCCGCCGAGTCCATCACCCGGCGCGAGCTGGAGCGCCGGGCCGGGCGGGAGCTCACTGAGCGGGACGTGGACCGGCTGGCCGCGATGGGGGTCCTCGACCGGACCGCCGAGGACGACACCTTCCGGCTCGACGGCGCGCTGCTGCGGCTCGGTGTCGAGCTGCTCGACGTCCCCATCGAGCACGAGACGATCCTCGCCTCCCGCACGGTCCTCCTGGAGCACGCGCGCTCCGCCGCCCAGGAGCTGTCCCGGCTGTTCCGGGACGAGGTGTGGGGCCCGTACCGGGAGAGCGGGGAGGACCCGGACCACCTGAGCGCGATGCGGTCGCTCTCGGCGCACATGCAGCCGATGGTGGTCCAGGCCCTGCTCACCGCGTTCCAGCGGTCGCTGAGCGAGGAGCTGAGGACGGCCTTCCGGCGACCGTGA
- the sph gene encoding sphingomyelin phosphodiesterase: MGVPLSLVASLRRAPGAALALALAAATLAVTAQGATAAPAAAAAEAPRLKVLTYNTFLFSKTLYPNWGQDHRAKAIPTAPFYQGQDVVVLQEAFDNSASDALKANSAGQYPYQTPVVGRGTGGWDATGGSYSSTTPEDGGVTILSKWPIVRKEQYVYKDACGADWWSNKGFAYVVLNVNGSKVHVLGTHAQSTDPGCSAGEAVQMRSRQFKAIDAFLDAKNIPAGEQVIVAGDMNVDSRTPEYGTMLADAGLAAADARTGHPYSFDTELNSIASERYPDDPREDLDYVLYRAGNARPANWTNNVVLEKSAPWTVSSWGKSYTYTNLSDHYPVTGF; encoded by the coding sequence ATGGGAGTTCCCTTGTCGCTCGTCGCGTCGCTCCGCCGCGCCCCCGGCGCCGCCCTGGCCCTCGCGCTTGCCGCCGCCACCCTGGCCGTGACCGCGCAGGGCGCGACCGCCGCCCCCGCCGCGGCCGCCGCCGAGGCCCCGCGGCTCAAGGTGCTCACGTACAACACGTTCCTGTTCTCGAAGACGCTCTACCCGAACTGGGGCCAGGACCACCGGGCCAAGGCGATCCCCACCGCCCCCTTCTACCAGGGCCAGGACGTCGTGGTCCTCCAGGAGGCCTTCGACAACTCCGCGTCGGACGCCCTCAAGGCGAACTCCGCCGGCCAGTACCCCTACCAGACCCCCGTCGTGGGCCGCGGCACCGGCGGCTGGGACGCCACCGGCGGGTCCTACTCCTCGACCACCCCCGAGGACGGCGGCGTGACGATCCTCAGCAAGTGGCCGATCGTCCGCAAGGAGCAGTACGTCTACAAGGACGCGTGCGGCGCCGACTGGTGGTCCAACAAGGGCTTCGCCTACGTCGTGCTCAACGTGAACGGCAGCAAGGTGCACGTCCTCGGCACCCACGCCCAGTCCACCGACCCGGGCTGCTCGGCGGGCGAGGCGGTGCAGATGCGGAGCCGCCAGTTCAAGGCGATCGACGCCTTCCTCGACGCCAAGAACATCCCGGCGGGCGAGCAGGTGATCGTCGCCGGCGACATGAACGTCGACTCGCGCACGCCCGAGTACGGCACCATGCTCGCCGACGCCGGTCTGGCGGCGGCCGACGCGCGCACCGGCCACCCGTACTCCTTCGACACCGAGCTGAACTCGATCGCCTCCGAGCGCTACCCGGACGACCCGCGCGAGGACCTCGATTACGTCCTCTACCGCGCCGGGAACGCCCGCCCCGCCAACTGGACCAACAACGTGGTCCTGGAGAAGAGCGCCCCGTGGACCGTCTCCAGCTGGGGCAAGAGCTACACCTACACCAACCTCTCCGACCACTACCCGGTCACCGGCTTCTGA
- a CDS encoding ATP synthase F0 subunit B, with translation MTLANSQIFKTDLGPLNPVWAELILGLVVFGLTFLILAKGILPKIRRTLAEREDKIDGGTERADDLRAEATQIREQYEAELAEARHEAARIRSKAIEEGSAAIAAARAEGTAEREAIIAAGTEKIATERAAAERELNADVEAWAHALAARIVGEPVGADRA, from the coding sequence ATGACCCTCGCGAACTCGCAGATCTTCAAGACGGACCTCGGTCCGCTCAACCCCGTCTGGGCAGAGCTCATCCTCGGCCTGGTCGTGTTCGGACTCACCTTCCTCATCCTGGCGAAGGGCATCCTGCCGAAGATCCGGCGCACCCTCGCCGAGCGCGAGGACAAGATCGACGGCGGCACCGAGCGCGCCGACGACCTGCGTGCCGAGGCCACCCAGATCCGTGAGCAGTACGAGGCCGAGCTGGCCGAGGCCCGCCACGAGGCCGCCCGTATCCGCTCCAAGGCCATCGAGGAGGGCTCGGCCGCCATCGCCGCCGCCCGCGCCGAGGGCACCGCCGAGCGCGAGGCCATCATCGCCGCCGGCACCGAGAAGATCGCGACCGAGCGCGCCGCCGCCGAGCGCGAGCTCAACGCGGACGTCGAGGCCTGGGCGCACGCCCTCGCCGCCCGCATCGTCGGCGAGCCGGTCGGCGCCGACCGCGCCTGA
- a CDS encoding oxygenase MpaB family protein, with product MEHSPSAGRGTVGSPVASPRDTSAGDPAPPPVGGVLWTVAGDLRAVLMLPAALTMQVAHPAIGAGVDAHSVFRTDPWGRGERSLRSVQLWIYGGEDAAREGRRLRKLHRDIQGTDAHGRRYHALTPAYYSWVHATGFPVYTWGLRLLARPLTEAQERQLYAEWLQVGRILGIHDRDMPQTIEEFWPYYRKVLAEELEATVVVRELLDPDQPVPAPDRGPLPLRLALRVLWPVLRRPFLRLRAFLTVGLMPPDAREAIGLEWTDAQDRTLRRWARVIRLVVPALPERLRYLPLARKAREAARRAKR from the coding sequence ATGGAACACAGCCCGTCCGCCGGCCGGGGCACGGTCGGCAGCCCGGTCGCGAGCCCGCGCGACACCTCGGCCGGCGACCCCGCGCCGCCACCGGTCGGCGGGGTGCTGTGGACCGTCGCCGGTGACCTCCGGGCCGTCCTCATGCTGCCCGCCGCCCTGACGATGCAGGTCGCCCACCCCGCGATCGGCGCGGGCGTGGACGCCCACTCGGTCTTCCGCACCGACCCCTGGGGCCGGGGCGAGCGCTCGCTGCGCTCGGTCCAGCTGTGGATCTACGGAGGCGAGGACGCCGCGCGGGAGGGGCGCCGCCTGCGGAAGCTGCACCGCGACATCCAGGGCACCGACGCCCACGGACGCCGATACCACGCCCTCACCCCCGCCTACTACTCCTGGGTGCACGCGACCGGCTTCCCGGTCTACACCTGGGGCCTACGGCTGCTCGCCCGGCCGCTCACCGAGGCGCAGGAGCGGCAGCTGTACGCGGAGTGGCTCCAGGTCGGCCGGATCCTCGGCATCCATGACCGGGACATGCCGCAGACGATCGAGGAGTTCTGGCCGTACTACCGCAAGGTCCTCGCCGAGGAGCTGGAGGCGACCGTCGTCGTCCGGGAGCTGCTCGACCCCGACCAGCCGGTGCCCGCTCCCGACCGGGGTCCGCTGCCGCTCCGGCTCGCCCTGCGGGTGCTGTGGCCCGTCCTGCGCCGCCCGTTCCTGCGGCTGCGGGCCTTCCTCACCGTGGGCCTGATGCCGCCGGACGCCCGGGAGGCCATCGGTCTGGAGTGGACGGACGCGCAGGACCGGACCCTGCGCCGCTGGGCACGCGTGATCCGGCTGGTGGTTCCCGCCCTGCCGGAGCGGCTGCGCTATCTGCCGCTCGCCCGGAAGGCCCGCGAGGCCGCCCGCCGCGCGAAGCGCTGA
- a CDS encoding M1 family metallopeptidase produces MHRRIIVPSALAASLLLAIPASAADFVPGAPGIGDSYYPTSGNGGYDVSHYDLRLKYQPATDLLEGTATIVATTKQNLSRFNLDIGLAVSEVRVNGRLAKFATSGAHELEVTPATPLEKNKAVSIVVRYAGKPSEVKIDGWTAWARTPDGGVAAQEPDSAAWWFPSNDHPLDKATFDVSVSVPDGTQAISNGVLQSQSSRLGWTRFNWRSNKPQATYLATLAVGKFDITTDRTANGLPVINAYSKDLGDNAGAARASVERTTEVAEWLESVFGPYPFNSLGGYVPNVTSGFALETQTRPFYSPRQFANGANASVVVHELAHQWYGDSVSVRDWKDIWVNEGFARYSQWLWSEKEGEGTAQELADYVYATRSADDPFWTVKPGDPGAENQFHIAVYDRGALALQALRNEIGDEDFFAILKGWPQRFAYGNARVADFVRYAEQVSGKPLAGLFDTWLYEPSKPAASTAAPAASTAAQAGPAARAAAPRAAERSKPVQPKSWKKIAATNTVHETDRPGAHRHDAH; encoded by the coding sequence GTGCACCGCAGAATCATCGTTCCGAGCGCCCTCGCGGCCTCCCTGCTGCTGGCGATCCCGGCATCGGCGGCCGACTTCGTCCCCGGGGCCCCGGGCATCGGCGACTCCTACTACCCCACCAGTGGCAACGGCGGCTACGACGTCTCCCACTACGACCTGCGGCTGAAGTACCAGCCCGCCACCGACCTCCTGGAGGGCACGGCGACGATCGTCGCCACCACCAAGCAGAACCTCTCCCGCTTCAACCTCGACATCGGCCTGGCCGTCAGCGAGGTCCGGGTGAACGGCCGGCTCGCGAAGTTCGCCACCTCGGGCGCCCATGAGCTGGAGGTCACCCCCGCCACCCCCCTGGAGAAGAACAAGGCGGTCTCGATCGTCGTCCGCTACGCGGGCAAGCCCTCCGAGGTGAAGATCGACGGCTGGACGGCCTGGGCCCGCACCCCGGACGGCGGGGTCGCCGCGCAGGAGCCGGACTCGGCCGCCTGGTGGTTCCCGTCCAACGACCACCCGCTCGACAAGGCCACCTTCGACGTCTCGGTCTCGGTGCCGGACGGCACCCAGGCCATCAGCAACGGCGTCCTGCAGTCGCAGTCCTCGCGCCTGGGCTGGACCCGCTTCAACTGGCGTTCCAACAAGCCGCAGGCGACCTATCTGGCCACCCTCGCCGTCGGCAAGTTCGACATCACCACGGACCGGACGGCGAACGGACTGCCGGTCATCAACGCGTACAGCAAGGACCTGGGCGACAACGCCGGCGCCGCGCGCGCCTCCGTGGAGCGGACGACCGAGGTCGCGGAGTGGCTGGAATCGGTCTTCGGGCCGTACCCCTTCAACTCCCTCGGCGGCTACGTGCCGAACGTGACCAGTGGCTTCGCCCTGGAGACGCAGACCCGCCCGTTCTACAGCCCGCGGCAGTTCGCGAACGGCGCGAACGCGTCGGTCGTCGTCCACGAGCTGGCCCACCAGTGGTACGGCGACAGCGTCTCCGTCCGGGACTGGAAGGACATCTGGGTCAACGAGGGCTTCGCCCGCTACAGCCAGTGGCTGTGGTCGGAGAAGGAGGGCGAGGGCACGGCCCAGGAGCTGGCGGACTACGTGTACGCCACGCGGTCGGCCGATGACCCGTTCTGGACGGTGAAGCCGGGCGACCCGGGCGCGGAGAACCAGTTCCACATCGCCGTCTACGACCGGGGCGCGCTGGCCCTCCAGGCCCTGCGCAACGAGATCGGCGACGAGGACTTCTTCGCGATCCTGAAGGGCTGGCCGCAGCGCTTCGCGTACGGCAACGCCCGGGTCGCCGACTTCGTGCGGTACGCGGAGCAGGTGTCGGGCAAGCCGCTGGCCGGGCTCTTCGACACCTGGCTCTACGAGCCGTCGAAGCCGGCGGCGTCGACGGCGGCCCCGGCCGCGTCGACGGCTGCCCAGGCCGGTCCGGCCGCGCGTGCCGCGGCGCCGAGGGCGGCCGAGCGGTCGAAGCCGGTGCAGCCGAAGTCGTGGAAGAAGATCGCGGCGACGAACACGGTCCACGAGACGGACCGGCCTGGCGCGCACCGGCACGACGCCCACTGA
- a CDS encoding Xaa-Pro dipeptidyl-peptidase codes for MPMRMRRTRGARLPYGTLVAAATAALLATLVTPAGARPDPTAVPAVAQATAGLPVRESRPVHSYADAIRESVWVDTGLDGDGDGRTDRVAVDIVRPRETAAAGRKIPVIMDASPYYACCGRGNESQKKTYDADGNPVQFPLFYDNFFVPRGYAFVAVDLAGTNRSDGCDDVGGRSDIRSAKAVVDWLNGRARGYTSRTGDARARATTWSTGNVGMIGKSWDGTVANGVAATGVEGLKTIVPIGAISSWYDYFHSQGAPLYNANPSWLSEYVNSPEAQARCGAVQQRITAGTPYSGDRTPAWAERDYVRNAGKVKASVFVVHGQQDLNVRANHFGQWWDALGAQGVERKIWLSQTGHVDPFDFRRADWVHTLHRWFDHYLLGYDNGIDREPMADIERAPDRWTTDRQWPPRATATTTLRPAPGAAAGPGVLGRVPAAPGSTATFTDDPALGELDWAARIDGATPEKAGFVTRPLSRELRLSGSSKVTVTATPTTATAHLSAVLVDLGPDTIRDYGAAGEGITTLADRTCWGASTPGDSACFKETAARTADVGYTVVSRGWADLGTWADPAEERPLTPGRAYTMTLDLAAADHVVPAGHRLALIVAGTDKDLLDPPSTTPTLTLDLTRTWAKLPLVGGAAAFGRATSGAYPAVPSPARTTAPSLSGAVPPVAVSGPRVPGAGAAR; via the coding sequence ATGCCGATGCGAATGCGGAGAACCCGCGGAGCCCGACTGCCGTACGGAACCCTCGTGGCCGCGGCCACGGCCGCCCTGCTCGCGACCCTGGTCACGCCCGCAGGCGCGCGGCCGGACCCGACGGCCGTGCCCGCCGTGGCCCAGGCGACCGCAGGGCTCCCGGTGCGGGAGTCCCGGCCCGTCCACTCGTACGCCGACGCCATCCGCGAGTCCGTATGGGTCGACACCGGCCTCGACGGCGACGGCGACGGGCGTACGGACCGGGTCGCCGTCGACATCGTCCGCCCCCGGGAGACCGCGGCGGCCGGCCGGAAGATCCCGGTCATCATGGACGCGAGCCCCTACTACGCCTGCTGCGGACGGGGCAACGAGAGCCAGAAGAAGACCTACGACGCCGACGGGAACCCCGTCCAGTTCCCCCTGTTCTACGACAACTTCTTCGTCCCCCGCGGCTATGCCTTCGTCGCCGTCGACCTCGCCGGCACCAACCGCTCCGACGGCTGCGACGACGTCGGCGGACGCTCCGACATCCGGTCGGCCAAGGCCGTCGTCGACTGGCTGAACGGCCGCGCCCGCGGCTACACCTCCCGTACCGGCGACGCCCGCGCCCGGGCCACCACCTGGTCCACCGGGAACGTCGGCATGATCGGCAAGAGCTGGGACGGCACCGTCGCCAACGGCGTCGCCGCCACCGGCGTCGAAGGGCTGAAAACGATCGTCCCGATCGGCGCCATCTCCTCCTGGTACGACTACTTCCACTCCCAGGGCGCCCCCCTCTACAACGCCAACCCGAGCTGGCTCTCCGAGTACGTCAACAGCCCCGAGGCGCAGGCCCGCTGCGGCGCCGTCCAGCAGCGCATCACCGCGGGAACGCCCTACAGCGGCGACCGGACGCCGGCCTGGGCCGAGCGTGACTACGTGCGGAACGCGGGCAAGGTCAAGGCCAGCGTCTTCGTCGTGCACGGACAGCAGGACCTCAACGTGCGCGCCAACCACTTCGGCCAGTGGTGGGACGCGCTCGGCGCCCAGGGCGTCGAGCGGAAGATCTGGCTCTCCCAGACCGGCCACGTCGACCCCTTCGACTTCCGCCGGGCCGACTGGGTCCACACCCTGCACCGCTGGTTCGACCACTACCTCCTCGGCTACGACAACGGCATCGACCGCGAGCCGATGGCCGACATCGAGCGCGCCCCCGACCGCTGGACCACCGACCGCCAGTGGCCGCCGCGCGCCACCGCGACCACCACCCTGCGCCCCGCACCCGGCGCGGCGGCCGGCCCCGGTGTGCTCGGCCGCGTCCCCGCGGCCCCCGGCTCCACCGCGACCTTCACCGACGACCCGGCCCTCGGCGAACTCGACTGGGCCGCCCGGATCGACGGCGCGACCCCCGAGAAGGCCGGGTTCGTCACCCGCCCCCTCTCCCGTGAGCTGCGGCTCTCCGGCTCCTCCAAGGTCACGGTCACCGCCACCCCGACCACCGCCACCGCCCACCTCTCCGCCGTCCTGGTCGACCTCGGACCCGACACGATCCGCGACTACGGCGCCGCCGGCGAAGGCATCACCACCCTCGCCGACCGCACCTGCTGGGGCGCGAGCACGCCCGGTGACAGCGCCTGCTTCAAGGAGACCGCGGCCCGCACGGCCGACGTCGGGTACACGGTCGTCAGCCGGGGCTGGGCCGACCTCGGGACCTGGGCCGACCCGGCGGAGGAGCGCCCGCTGACCCCCGGCAGGGCGTACACGATGACCCTCGACCTCGCCGCCGCCGACCACGTCGTCCCGGCCGGTCACCGGCTCGCCCTGATCGTCGCCGGTACCGACAAGGACCTGCTCGACCCTCCGTCCACCACCCCGACCCTCACCCTCGACCTCACCCGCACCTGGGCGAAGCTGCCGCTGGTCGGCGGCGCCGCGGCCTTCGGCCGGGCGACCTCCGGGGCGTACCCGGCCGTGCCGTCGCCCGCCCGCACCACCGCGCCGTCCCTGAGCGGAGCCGTACCGCCGGTCGCGGTCAGCGGTCCGCGCGTCCCCGGAGCAGGAGCCGCCCGATGA
- a CDS encoding M14 family metallopeptidase, translating to MIPRTVRRSSRRTLGLVAGAAALALPLVTVPAGPADSATVKPLPRTGFEASGGARWTSEAEERDFLAAVDRASARVSLRVIGTTAQGRPLRLATLGTGRTTVLLVCSQHGDEPAGREACLSTVRDLAYAKDRETRNLLARTTLLVVPTANPDGREADTRGNADGVDINRDHIALRTAEARAVAAVIRDRRPELVYDLHEYGATPRYYDKDLLALWPRSLDTDAHVHDESEKLSERYVRPAAGLAGYSTGIYGIWTDPLTGKPLKQVAGDGQERILRNTAGIKHSVGLLVETRVDALDEAEQNDPARNHRRRVATQHAALAGAFAYVEERRGPLTAATAAARRAGYADRGPVFLGGADNDPPEPAEILADPPCGYRLDAAQYAEAGDELALHGITVRREGEGVFVPMSQSRRSLVPLLLDGRATYHLVSGSPVEEC from the coding sequence ATGATCCCCCGTACCGTGCGCCGGAGTTCACGCCGCACCCTCGGCCTGGTGGCCGGCGCGGCGGCGCTCGCCCTGCCGCTCGTCACCGTCCCCGCCGGGCCGGCGGACAGCGCGACGGTGAAACCGCTGCCGCGCACCGGGTTCGAGGCGTCCGGCGGCGCCCGGTGGACGAGCGAGGCCGAGGAGCGGGACTTCCTGGCCGCGGTCGACCGGGCGAGCGCCCGGGTGTCGCTGCGGGTCATCGGCACCACCGCGCAGGGCCGGCCGCTGCGGCTCGCCACCCTCGGCACGGGCCGCACCACGGTGCTGCTCGTCTGCAGCCAGCACGGCGACGAGCCGGCCGGACGCGAGGCCTGCCTGAGTACGGTGCGGGACCTCGCCTACGCCAAGGACCGGGAGACCCGGAACCTCCTCGCCCGGACGACCCTGCTCGTCGTCCCCACCGCCAACCCCGACGGCCGGGAGGCCGACACCCGGGGCAACGCCGACGGGGTCGACATCAACCGGGACCACATCGCCCTGCGGACCGCCGAGGCGCGTGCGGTCGCCGCCGTCATCCGCGACCGGCGGCCCGAACTCGTCTACGACCTGCACGAGTACGGGGCCACCCCCCGGTACTACGACAAGGACCTGCTCGCCCTCTGGCCGCGCAGCCTGGACACCGACGCGCACGTCCACGACGAGTCCGAGAAGCTCTCCGAGCGGTACGTCAGACCCGCCGCCGGACTCGCCGGGTACAGCACCGGCATCTACGGCATCTGGACGGACCCGCTCACCGGCAAGCCGCTCAAGCAGGTCGCGGGCGACGGCCAGGAGCGCATCCTGCGCAACACGGCCGGCATCAAGCACTCCGTGGGGCTCCTCGTCGAGACCCGGGTGGACGCGCTCGACGAGGCCGAACAGAACGACCCGGCCCGCAACCACCGGCGCCGGGTCGCCACCCAGCACGCCGCGCTGGCAGGGGCGTTCGCCTATGTGGAGGAGCGGCGCGGCCCGCTCACGGCGGCCACCGCCGCCGCCCGGCGCGCCGGGTACGCCGACCGGGGACCGGTCTTCCTCGGCGGCGCCGACAACGACCCGCCGGAGCCCGCGGAGATCCTCGCCGACCCGCCGTGCGGCTACCGCCTCGACGCCGCGCAGTACGCCGAGGCGGGCGACGAACTGGCCCTGCACGGCATCACCGTGCGGCGCGAAGGGGAGGGCGTGTTCGTGCCGATGAGCCAGTCGCGGCGCTCGCTCGTCCCGCTGCTCCTGGACGGCCGTGCCACCTATCACCTCGTCAGTGGGAGTCCTGTGGAGGAGTGTTGA
- a CDS encoding ABC-F family ATP-binding cassette domain-containing protein: protein MTATLVAKDLAAGHGERTLFAQLDLVVAPGDVIGLVGVNGAGKSTLLRLLAGLDTPEEGELRLSPPTAAVGHLPQEPERRAGETVREFLARRTGVAAAQAAMDEATQGLVDGTPGADDAYATTLERWLNLGGADLDERAEEVAGSLGLTVGLDQPMTSLSGGQAARAGLASLLLSRYDVFLLDEPTNDLDLDGLERLEAFVKGLRAGTVVISHDREFLTRTVTKVLELDLAQQQITLYGGGYESYLEERDRARRHAREDYEEYAGKKAALEARGHMQRSWMDKGVRNARRKSTDGDKLGRNARSEASEKQAAKARQTQRMIERLDVVDEPRKEWELRMEIAAAPRSGSVVATLREAEVRRGDFSFGPVTLQIDWADRVAVTGANGAGKSTLLAALLGRLPLDSGDAVLGSGVVVGEVDQARKLFHGTESLLEAFCAAVPETEPAEVRTLLAKFGLKAVHVMRPATTLSPGERTRAALALLQGRGVNLLVLDEPTNHLDLPAIEQLESALESYNGTLLLVTHDRRMLDAVRTTRRVEVADGKVTEL, encoded by the coding sequence ATGACTGCAACCCTCGTCGCCAAGGACCTCGCCGCCGGCCACGGCGAACGCACCCTCTTCGCCCAGCTCGACCTGGTCGTCGCCCCCGGCGACGTCATCGGCCTCGTCGGCGTCAACGGCGCCGGCAAGTCGACCCTGCTGCGGCTGCTCGCCGGGCTCGACACCCCGGAGGAGGGCGAGCTCCGGCTCTCCCCGCCCACCGCCGCCGTCGGCCACCTCCCGCAGGAGCCGGAGCGCCGCGCGGGCGAGACCGTGCGCGAGTTCCTCGCCCGGCGCACCGGCGTCGCCGCCGCCCAGGCGGCGATGGACGAGGCCACCCAGGGCCTCGTCGACGGCACGCCCGGCGCCGACGACGCGTACGCCACCACCCTGGAGCGCTGGCTGAACCTCGGCGGCGCCGACCTCGACGAGCGCGCCGAGGAGGTCGCGGGCTCCCTCGGCCTCACCGTCGGCCTCGACCAGCCGATGACCTCCCTCTCCGGCGGCCAGGCCGCCCGCGCGGGACTCGCCTCCCTGCTGCTCTCCCGCTACGACGTCTTCCTGCTCGACGAGCCCACGAACGACCTCGACCTCGACGGTCTGGAGCGCCTCGAAGCCTTCGTGAAGGGGCTGCGCGCCGGGACGGTCGTCATCAGCCACGACCGCGAGTTCCTCACCCGGACCGTCACCAAGGTCCTCGAACTCGACCTCGCCCAGCAGCAGATCACGCTGTACGGCGGCGGTTACGAGTCCTACCTGGAGGAGCGGGACCGGGCCAGGCGGCACGCGCGCGAGGACTACGAGGAGTACGCCGGGAAGAAGGCGGCCCTCGAAGCCCGCGGCCACATGCAGCGGTCCTGGATGGACAAGGGCGTCAGGAACGCCCGCCGCAAGTCCACCGACGGCGACAAGCTCGGACGCAACGCGCGCAGCGAGGCCAGCGAGAAGCAGGCCGCGAAGGCCCGCCAGACCCAGCGCATGATCGAGCGCCTCGACGTCGTCGACGAGCCCCGCAAGGAGTGGGAGCTGCGGATGGAGATCGCGGCCGCGCCGCGCTCCGGCTCGGTCGTCGCCACCCTGCGCGAGGCGGAGGTGCGCCGCGGCGACTTCTCCTTCGGCCCCGTCACCCTCCAGATCGACTGGGCCGACCGCGTCGCCGTCACCGGTGCCAACGGCGCTGGGAAGTCGACCCTGCTCGCCGCGCTCCTCGGCCGGCTGCCGCTGGACTCCGGCGACGCGGTCCTCGGCTCGGGCGTCGTCGTCGGCGAGGTCGACCAGGCGCGCAAGCTCTTCCACGGCACGGAGAGCCTCCTGGAGGCGTTCTGCGCGGCCGTGCCGGAGACCGAGCCCGCCGAGGTCCGCACCCTGCTCGCCAAGTTCGGACTCAAGGCCGTCCACGTGATGCGCCCCGCCACCACCCTCTCCCCGGGCGAGCGGACCCGCGCCGCGCTCGCCCTGCTCCAGGGCCGCGGGGTGAACCTGCTGGTGCTCGACGAGCCGACCAACCACCTGGACCTGCCGGCCATCGAGCAGCTGGAGTCCGCGCTGGAGTCGTACAACGGCACCCTGCTGCTCGTCACGCACGACCGTCGGATGCTGGACGCGGTGCGCACCACCCGCCGCGTCGAGGTCGCCGACGGCAAGGTCACCGAGCTCTGA
- a CDS encoding 2-phosphosulfolactate phosphatase — translation MTVSFGWGPVEARTLAPAAACLVVVDVLSFTTSVGVAVERGTAVLPYRWRDATAVAYAREREAVLAVGRSEATGTHPWTLSPAALRAAPAPDRLVLPSPNGSPLAAEAGDAAVVAASLRNHSAVARWLAERGYGSAGRPLAVVAAGERWPDGSLRPALEDLLGAGAVLAGLRAAGPHTLTPEATAAATLWSATEDPVAALHGCDSGRELYEYGFPQDVGVAAEIDSSTTVPVLVDGAFQEAP, via the coding sequence ATGACCGTCTCCTTCGGCTGGGGCCCCGTCGAGGCGCGGACCCTCGCCCCGGCGGCCGCCTGCCTGGTCGTCGTCGACGTGCTGTCCTTCACCACGTCCGTGGGCGTCGCCGTCGAGCGCGGCACCGCCGTCCTCCCCTACCGGTGGCGGGACGCCACGGCCGTCGCGTACGCGCGGGAGCGGGAAGCGGTGCTCGCCGTCGGCCGGAGCGAGGCCACCGGGACGCACCCCTGGACGCTCTCCCCCGCCGCCCTGCGCGCGGCGCCCGCGCCCGACCGGCTCGTCCTGCCCTCCCCGAACGGCTCCCCCCTCGCGGCCGAGGCCGGGGACGCGGCCGTCGTCGCCGCCTCCCTGCGCAACCACTCGGCCGTCGCCCGGTGGCTCGCGGAGCGGGGGTACGGCTCCGCCGGGCGCCCCCTCGCGGTCGTCGCCGCCGGCGAGCGGTGGCCGGACGGTTCGCTGCGTCCGGCGCTGGAGGACCTGCTCGGCGCGGGCGCGGTCCTCGCCGGGCTGCGGGCCGCGGGTCCGCACACCCTGACCCCGGAGGCGACCGCGGCGGCCACGCTGTGGTCGGCGACCGAGGACCCGGTCGCCGCCTTGCACGGCTGCGACTCGGGCCGTGAACTGTACGAGTACGGCTTTCCGCAGGACGTGGGGGTGGCCGCCGAGATCGACAGCTCGACGACCGTCCCCGTGCTCGTGGACGGCGCATTCCAGGAGGCACCATGA